Within the Acinetobacter radioresistens DSM 6976 = NBRC 102413 = CIP 103788 genome, the region CTGAACTACCGCTGCATTTGCACAATGTCGCTATTGTGGTACAAACTCTGAAATCTTAAGTGGCGCAGCGGACGGGGCTCGAACCCGCGACCCCCGGCGTGACAGGCCGGTATTCTAACCAACTGAACTACCGCTGCACGAAAGATCACAACATAAAGGCTTGGTGGGCGCTGACGGGATCGAACCGCCGACATTCTGCTTGTAAGGCAGACGCTCTACCAACTGAGCTAAGCGCCCTTTAGGTCTTCATCGTTTGTGAGGTGCATTATAGAGAATCCTCATCTGGTGTCAAACGCTTTTCTATCTGTTTTCATAAAAATACTTTCGAATGATTAAAAAATAGGTAAATTAAAGGAAAAACAATGTTTTTTGTATTTTATTTAAACATGTCTCTAAAAAATTAGAGGTGTTTATACAGACTATTTTTTATTTGTATCTGATAAACATAATGTGACTTATGTATTGTTTAAATCAATTCAAGTGGTGTTTCTGAGAGAAAAACTAAAGCCTGCTCGGGGATTAAATCAAAAAGCTCAATGATTTCTTCATTACGCATACGAATACAGCCATGTGACATCGGAATACCCATCGGCTCAGTATCTGGTGTACCATGAATATAAATATAGCGCTGGAAGGTATCCCGCCCTTCTCCCTGATTAAAACCTGGCTCAAGCCCATGTAACCAGAGTATGCGTGTTAGAATCCAGTCTCTTTGTGGGAACTGGGCAGCCAGTTCAGGACTATAAATCTCATCAGTAAACTGACGTGCAATAAACACTGAATTTTTAGGATGTTCCGCCCCAATTTTTTTTTCTATACGATGCCAACCTCGTGGAGTCTGGCCTGTATTTTCCTGCTCACCTACTCCATTTTTACCAGAAGAAATGGCATAACACTTTTTTAGTTTAGGAAGATGAAGCTTCTGCTGTGCCAGATCAATTAACAGATCTGCCTGATCCAAGGTATAGCTAGACATTTTTTACTCAATTTCTCCCGGTACTTTTTTTTCGATGGACTGTAAAGGTCGATCTTGAGGCTCAGGACGCATCCATAACCAGATGGCCACAACCAGCATAATGCCATCTGTAAAGATTTTGACAAGCAGTGGTGCATTAGTAAATAGCATCATAATACCGCTTATTAACATCATGATACTGGCCAGCCATTTTGCTTTACGCGGAACAGTGCCATTAGCTCTCCAAGCTCTGAGCGTTGACCCATATTTTGGATGATTCAGTAACCAGTTATCCATTTGTGGCCAGCCTTTAGACGCAGCCCATGCAGCAAGTATTAAAAACACTGTCGTTGGCATGCCGGGTAAAATTGCCCCTATCAGTCCAAGTACAATAAAAATCAGTACCAGACTTCGCCAAAACAATGTTCTCATATCTCTTTCCTAATCCCGCAATTGCGCTAGTATAAAGTGTTTTATATGCGCACTATATTTTTATTCTGCGCGTTTTCTTATGATATTTATGGGCGGACTATGTATATGTTTGGTGATCAGCAGGCTTATTTTGAACCATGGTTACAATTTAAGCATCCTGCCATACGTCAGCTGGCTTTTAGTCTAGCCAGTCCGAATATTCTTAAAAGCCTGCCACAAGAACTCATAATTAAGCATCATTTTAATTTGCATAGTGACCATATCTGGCAAAAATATTTCCAAGCCTATTTACCCCGTTTAAAACAGCTTGACCAGCAACCTGAACCACTTGAGCACTTCCTTCGACAGCTTAAAAGTACGCGCCTAGGACTACGTTTTGAAATGCTGATCTGGTTCTGGCTACTTGATCATGCATATCATCCATATCGTTTACTTGGACATAGCATCCAGATTATTGATGGACCAAAAACAATTGGTGAGCTGGATTTTTTAATTCTAAATACCGAAACGGGAAAAACAGAACATTGGGAAGTGGCTTTAAAATATTATCTGGCTGAAAGAGAACCTTCTTTGGCATCGTGGTTTGGTCTTAACCGTAGTGATACCTTATTACGCAAACTAAATCACTTTACGCAGAAACAGTTCCAGTTTGAAGAGGTATCAGGACATCTCATTCAAGAGCGCTACGCTATTCTCAAGGGACAACTTTACTTCCCCTTAAAAAACTGGCCTGACTCTTCTGAGCCCTTTTCAACCTGGATTAATTTATCTCGTAGATTTGGAGGATGGGCTGATTATATTCCCCAGCAAGACTACTATCGTCTACAGCGACAGGAGTGGTTATGTCCGGATCAGGTGCAAAGTTCGGACAGGGCTTTATGGTGGACTCAAGGTTTATATTATTCTGATCATGCATCTCCGCAGTTCTTTATGTACCGTCTACCTCCCTTACTCAAAACCTCTAATAATGTTTAAAAAATGCAATATAAATAAGTGATTTATCTTTTTCTGAAACATTTCATAACGTTTCTACTATCAAAACATAATGTTATTTATTAAGCATATTTTTTAGCCTGAGTGAACATCAAAATAAATCTAACTTGGAGATGATGATGAAAAAAATTTTAGCTGCTTCAATGTTTTTGGCAATTGTACTGACTGGTTGTAACACAGTAAAAGGCTTGGGCGAGGATGTTTCTAGTGCAGGAAGTGCTGTATCAAATACTGCAGAAGATACTAAACAAAAACTTTAATTTTGCTATCAGTTTTTCAAAAAACCTTATCTACGGATAGGGTTTCCTAATTTTATACAGACTAGGTTTGTTCTAATTAAACTCCCTTTCAATTACATATTCCCCTATTATATCGGCAAGTTTTAAAGACATTGATCTCCGGTATGACTTCATCATCAGACACTCTCGACCTTAGCCTGCAACTTTTGCGCCAGCCCTCAGTTACTCCTGTAGACCATAACTGCCAGAATATTATGGCTGAACGTTTATCAAAGGTCGGTTTTCATATAGAAAACATGCGCTTTGAAGACGTAGATAATTTATGGGCCCGTCGTGGTACTAAAGACCCAGTTTTCTGTTTTGCAGGACACACTGATGTGGTGCCCACTGGAAGCCTGGATGCCTGGAATTCTGATCCGTTTATTCCTGAAATACGTGATGGTAAGCTATATGGTCGTGGTAGTGCCGATATGAAAACAGCTCTGGCAGCGATGGTAATCGCTTCAGAACGTTTTGTTGCCAAGTATCCTGATCATAAAGGCTCAATTGCTTTTTTAATTACTTCTGATGAAGAAGGTCCTTCAATAAATGGGACCGTAAAGGTAGTAGAAACACTTGAGTCCCGTAATGAAAAAATGACCTGGTGTCTGGTGGGCGAGCCGTCTAGTACTCATCAGCTGGGTGATATCATTAAGAATGGTCGTAGGGGCTCTCTAAATGGTGTTTTAACTGTTAAGGGTAAACAGGGACATGTAGCATATCCACATCTGGCGATTAACCCGATTCATACAGCTTCTGCAGCGCTTGCAGAGCTATGTGAGACCGTATGGGACAGCGGGAATGAGTATTTTCCAGCAACCTCTTTCCAGATTTCCAATATCCAAGCTGGTACCGGTGCAACCAATGTAGTGCCTGGCACAATGACAGTTACATTTAATTTTCGTTATTCTACTGAAGTGACCGCAGATGAGCTTAAAGCACGAGTAATTGCTATTTTACAGTATCATCAGGTTGATTTTGATATTAAGTGGACCTTATCTGGCTTACCTTTCCTGACACCCGTGGGGGAGCTCGTAAACGCTGCTGTACAAGCGATACATGAGGTTAATGGTGTAGAAGCCAAGCTTTCAACCAGCGGTGGTACTTCAGATGGACGTTT harbors:
- the dapE gene encoding succinyl-diaminopimelate desuccinylase produces the protein MTSSSDTLDLSLQLLRQPSVTPVDHNCQNIMAERLSKVGFHIENMRFEDVDNLWARRGTKDPVFCFAGHTDVVPTGSLDAWNSDPFIPEIRDGKLYGRGSADMKTALAAMVIASERFVAKYPDHKGSIAFLITSDEEGPSINGTVKVVETLESRNEKMTWCLVGEPSSTHQLGDIIKNGRRGSLNGVLTVKGKQGHVAYPHLAINPIHTASAALAELCETVWDSGNEYFPATSFQISNIQAGTGATNVVPGTMTVTFNFRYSTEVTADELKARVIAILQYHQVDFDIKWTLSGLPFLTPVGELVNAAVQAIHEVNGVEAKLSTSGGTSDGRFIAPTGAQVLELGVLNASIHQIDEHVNVDDLEPLAEIYEKILIQLLS
- a CDS encoding YbaN family protein encodes the protein MRTLFWRSLVLIFIVLGLIGAILPGMPTTVFLILAAWAASKGWPQMDNWLLNHPKYGSTLRAWRANGTVPRKAKWLASIMMLISGIMMLFTNAPLLVKIFTDGIMLVVAIWLWMRPEPQDRPLQSIEKKVPGEIE
- a CDS encoding entericidin A/B family lipoprotein, which codes for MKKILAASMFLAIVLTGCNTVKGLGEDVSSAGSAVSNTAEDTKQKL
- a CDS encoding DUF1853 family protein encodes the protein MFGDQQAYFEPWLQFKHPAIRQLAFSLASPNILKSLPQELIIKHHFNLHSDHIWQKYFQAYLPRLKQLDQQPEPLEHFLRQLKSTRLGLRFEMLIWFWLLDHAYHPYRLLGHSIQIIDGPKTIGELDFLILNTETGKTEHWEVALKYYLAEREPSLASWFGLNRSDTLLRKLNHFTQKQFQFEEVSGHLIQERYAILKGQLYFPLKNWPDSSEPFSTWINLSRRFGGWADYIPQQDYYRLQRQEWLCPDQVQSSDRALWWTQGLYYSDHASPQFFMYRLPPLLKTSNNV
- the elsL gene encoding cell wall-recycling L,D-carboxypeptidase ElsL — encoded protein: MSSYTLDQADLLIDLAQQKLHLPKLKKCYAISSGKNGVGEQENTGQTPRGWHRIEKKIGAEHPKNSVFIARQFTDEIYSPELAAQFPQRDWILTRILWLHGLEPGFNQGEGRDTFQRYIYIHGTPDTEPMGIPMSHGCIRMRNEEIIELFDLIPEQALVFLSETPLELI